Proteins encoded in a region of the Magallana gigas chromosome 8, xbMagGiga1.1, whole genome shotgun sequence genome:
- the LOC105336066 gene encoding matrix metallopeptidase-21, producing MAKLLVLWLSVMQILSFLPPAPGERFFQLRDHSDQNKYLRDQQLTIIHNRREAEIQLEKYGYLKCRVQRRRRSALMEVMEGIHPLSDKEVEADLPMCSASQVNTAIRDYQIKYKLPVTGILDDVTRKFMSTSRCGNADKDAIADHAVPEVMEESNDNLYNSNSKNSDADPVNRRRWRRDASKTKLINVLTSDSVKNQNILRRTKYIKRYAEKYKQELLKPYTPEERQKRSIIANVVVKNNSLSGEPVWDGQKFTKDYIRWRMLRDGFSTRIPVEEQRASLRLAFRMWSEVIPIIFEEDVSGDINRVDIEIAFGRGSHQNCGRKFDGHGGEIAHSWSGRNVHFDDEEDYKSIDTISKDGIYLLRVAVHEIGHVLGLAHTDKSYSIMYAIYHQNVVPQAGFELGWEDRKSVQKIYGVCKGRFNTIFDWVRKRPDSSFIYNTYIFRKNHYWMYENHANRTRYGDPLYVALEWKGVPNYVDGYAHVWFYSGKLITDAAYFFKGEHYYKYDSENDRVYDGWPRLITEDFGPKPDETEGIPANIDTVYFDMRDRNLYFFKGDMVYVYDPKGADHTKGCCVRKRKIWEEFPPMEGEDPLPSDLDVAYFSYSDKKVYFLKDETVWENVLFNPRQKQIRNSVKKIGTWYEKWYDVCDVRTMDAPPDGTEKT from the exons ATGGCCAAACTATTGGTCCTTTGGTTATCAGTGATGCAGATACTGTCTTTCTTACCTCCGGCGCCCGGAGAGCGATTTTTCCAGTTACGCGACCATTCGgatcaaaataaataccttCGTGATCAACAATTGACAATAATTCACAACAGACGAGAAGCAGAG ATTCAGCTTGAAAAATATGGCTATTTGAAATGTCGGGTTCAGAGAAGGCGACGGTCAGCCTTGATGGAAGTGATGGAGGGTATTCATCCGCTGTCCGACAAAGAAGTGGAGGCGGATCTTCCAATGTGCAGTGCATCTCAAGTCAACACCGCCATTAGAGactatcaaatcaaatataaactTCCGGTCACGGGAATCTTAGATGACGTCACGAGGAAATTCATGAGTACGTCACGATGTGGCAACGCGGACAAAGACGCTATAGCCGACCACGCTGTACCGGAAGTGATGGAGGAGAGCAATGATAACTTATATAATTCCAATTCCAAAAACTCTGACGCTGATCCCGTCAATAGACGGCGTTGGCGAAGAGACGCCAGCAAGACAAAGTTAATAAATGTGCTTACTAGTGATtctgtcaaaaatcaaaatatattgagaCGGACGAAATATATCAAAAGATATGCCGAGAAATACAAACAGGAGCTGTTAAAACCGTATACTCCAGAAGAGCGACAGAAACGCTCCATCATAGCTAATgttgttgtaaaaaataattcccTTTCGGGTGAACCCGTCTGGGACGGACAGAAATTTACCAAGGACTATATTCGATGGCGGATGCTGCGGGACGGTTTCAGTACGCGGATTCCCGTAGAGGAGCAGAGAGCTAGCCTACGTCTGGCGTTCAGGATGTGGAGCGAGGTGATTCCGATCATATTTGAGGAGGATGTTTCGGGCGATATCAACCGGGTAGACATAGAGATTGCCTTTGGAAGAG GTTCACACCAGAATTGCGGGCGGAAGTTTGACGGCCATGGCGGCGAGATTGCGCATTCCTGGAGCGGTAGAAACGTTCATTTTGATGACGAGGAGGACTATAAATCTATTGACACCATTTCCAAGGATGGCATCTACCTTCTACGTGTGGCGGTCCATGAGATAGGTCATGTTCTTGGCTTGGCCCACACCGACAAGAGCTATTCCATAATGTACGCCATATACCACCAGAACGTGGTGCCGCAAGCGGGATTCGAACTTGGATGGGAAGACCGGAAGTCCGTGCAGAAGATATATG GTGTATGCAAAGGGCGGTTTAATACGATTTTTGACTGGGTTCGTAAGCGGCCTGACAGTTCATTCATCTACAATACGTACATTTTCCGCAAGAACCATTACTGGATGTACGAGAACCACGCCAACAGAACACGGTATGGCGACCCTCTGTACGTCGCCCTAGAATGGAAAGGAGTTCCGAACTACGTTGATGGCTATGCGCATGTCTGGTTCTATTCCGGGAAACTAATCACCGATGCAGCCTACTTCTTCAAAG GTGAACACTATTACAAATACGATAGCGAAAATGACCGTGTGTACGATGGTTGGCCTCGTCTAATCACCGAAGACTTCGGTCCTAAACCTGACGAAACCGAGGGTATTCCCGCGAACATAGATACAGTCTACTTTGACATGAGAGACAGaaatttgtatttctttaaagGAGACATG gttTATGTTTATGATCCTAAAGGAGCGGATCACACAAAAGGATGTTGCGTGCGCAAACGAAAAATATGGGAGGAGTTTCCACCAATGGAAGGAGAGGATCCTTTGCCTAGCGATTTAGATGTCGCGTATTTTTCTTATAGTGACAAAAAAGTGTATTTCCTGAAAGACGAAACTGTTTGGGAAAATGTTTTGTTCAACCCTCGACAAAAACAGATTAGAAACTCTGTGAAAAAGATCGGAACTTGGTATGAGAAATGGTATGATGTATGTGACGTCAGAACAATGGACGCGCCACCTGATGGAACTGAAAAAACGTag